The Juglans regia cultivar Chandler chromosome 2, Walnut 2.0, whole genome shotgun sequence genome includes a window with the following:
- the LOC109014458 gene encoding AT-hook motif nuclear-localized protein 5-like produces MDGREAMALSGGSASYYIHRGGVGGSVSGTQSGLLQTPPGLRTVSNPGIQAQSNVRSSLIRPTFSVEPPHANFTHGAISIGVPPGVPSGEPVKKKRGRPRKYGPDGSVSLRLSSMSGTPNATPGSNMLTPKRARGRPPGSGRKQQLATLGEWMNSSAGLAFAPHVITIGVGEDIVANILSFSQQRPRAVCILSGSGTVSSVTLRQPASTGVSVTYEGRFQILCLSGSYLVAEDGGPRNRTGGISVSLSSPDGHVIGGSIAMLIAASPVQVVLCSFVYGSSKTKTKQVASAKANKVSEAQRSDKLATQTSASPTQNYSPSMTGIWPVSRPLEMRNQHTGIDLTRG; encoded by the exons ATGGATGGGAGAGAAGCAATGGCCTTGTCTGGTGGCTCAGCTTCATATTACATACATAGAGGTGGAGTCGGTGGTTCTGTGTCTGGGACACAATCCGGGTTGTTACAAACACCACCTGGCTTGAGAACCGTGTCGAACCCGGGTATTCAGGCTCAGTCCAATGTCCGGAGCAGCTTGATTAGACCAACATTTTCAGTGGAGCCGCCGCATGCGAATTTCACTCATGGTGCCATTAGCATAGGAGTCCCTCCTGGAGTTCCATCCGGTGAGCCtgtaaagaagaaaagagggagGCCCAGGAAATACGGTCCTGATGGTTCAGTCTCTTTGCGGCTGTCTTCTATGTCTGGTACTCCTAATGCCACACCAGGTTCGAACATGCTAACCCCGAAGCGGGCTAGGGGGCGGCCACCTGGGAGCGGGAGGAAGCAGCAACTAGCTACTCTTG GTGAATGGATGAACAGTTCAGCTGGACTGGCTTTTGCTCCACATGTTATCACCATTGGTGTTGGGGAG gacATTGTCGCAAACATATTGTCATTTTCACAACAGAGGCCAAGGGCTGTGTGCATCTTGTCAGGCAGTGGTACAGTTTCTTCAGTAACGCTACGGCAACCTGCATCTACTGGTGTCAGTGTCACATATGAG GGCCGTTTCCAGATACTGTGCTTGTCTGGTTCTTACTTGGTTGCAGAAGATGGCGGCCCTCGCAATCGGACAGGTGGCATAAGTGTTTCCCTTTCAAGTCCTGATGGTCACGTTATTGGGGGCAGCATTGCAATGCTTATTGCTGCAAGCCCAGTTCAG GTGGTATTGTGCAGTTTTGTATATGGAAGTTCTAAGACCAAGACCAAACAAGTGGCTAGTGCCAAAGCTAATAAGGTTTCTGAAGCTCAGCGCAGCGACAAGTTAGCTACACAAACCAGTGCTTCACCTACACAAAATTACAGTCCCTCTATGACAGGCATTTGGCCTGTTTCACGGCCGCTGGAAATGCGAAACCAGCATACTGGTATTGACTTGACGCGTGGATGA
- the LOC109014460 gene encoding probable glutathione peroxidase 8, with protein sequence MASQPTKEPQSIYEFTIKDAKGSDVDLRTYKGKVLLIVNVASKCGMTNSNYIELNQLYEKYKDQGLEVLAFPCNQFGEEEPGSNDQITDFVCTRFKSEFPIFDKIEVNGANAAPVYKFLKSGKWGIFGDDIQWNFAKFLVDKDGHVADRYYPTTAPLSLERDIKKLLGVNE encoded by the exons GATGCTAAGGGAAGTGATGTTGATCTTCGCACTTACAAGGGAAAGGTTCTACTGATCGTCAATGTTGCTTCCAAATG TGGCATGACCAACTCAAATTACATAGAGTTGAATCAACTGTATGAAAAGTATAAAGATCAAG GCTTGGAGGTTCTGGCATTTCCATGCAATCAGTTTGGTGAGGAGGAACCAGGGAGTAATGATCAGATTACGGATTTTGTCTGCACTCGCTTCAAATCGGAGTTTCCTATCTTTGACAAG ATTGAAGTGAATGGTGCGAATGCTGCTCCAGTGTACAAGTTCTTGAAGTCGGGCAAATGGGGAATATTCGGGGATGATATCCAATGGAACTTTGCCAAGTTTCTGGTCGACAAGGATGGGCATGTTGCCGATCGTTATTATCCCACAACTGCTCCTCTTAGCCTTGAG CGTGACATCAAGAAGCTGTTGGGAGTGAATGAATAA